One Aegilops tauschii subsp. strangulata cultivar AL8/78 chromosome 7, Aet v6.0, whole genome shotgun sequence genomic window carries:
- the LOC109760342 gene encoding uncharacterized protein, with protein sequence MHFCCSAPGSSGPAVDGRRRGQEAASSTRPRRRRGSPSARRRAATTSVQHHSRRMDAPIDASLPVRPPPLCSISPPLLLRSLPVLTPGPPLLPPLAVPAPGPPRRPRSPAKKQLRITLPPLPHGSVAKNLLPSPLLPGSFANNLPPPRLAVTARAPPHPPRSSAINQAEIALPGPGVPPLVLSDPVVKNLPPPRPVFRASVAPLVASPDYSMPAPSTIPVTKSTPSCVRPDKHLPPFLKPEYLVQFLDNALSMLDKLHDHSEANLKPMHVGEVGIEMARLGKTLARDDEISWMEAGLLPPLRSGTFNSFESFKPQEDSQTNQLIISQVANLVGNIYRDLPENLQKELLNQLRRATEQPADNSRQAKGWMWPCSSVCVSLASHLAMFLLSALWPRSESVKEESAVSSPAPSATEKSLFLRWGVEKVIGPFLMCGALTVIRKFVISKEIWKKSYKANEMVNLWINTFAKGTFFAVKEFPVTRGGLTLWAHLASFAIELLGATWLLWSFGFWESDVVDS encoded by the exons ATGCATTTTTGCTGCAGCGCTCCTGGATCGTCAGGGCCGGCTGTTGACGGCCGTCGTCGTGGCCAGGAGGCGGCCTCTTCGACTCGGCCCCGTCGGCGGCGTGGCTCCCCCTCCGCACGCCGTCGGGCTGCGACTACCTCTGTCCAACATCACAGCCGCCGGATGGACGCTCCCATCGACGCCAGCCTGCCTGTTCGTCCCCCACCACTCTGCAGCATCTCGCCGCCGCTGCTTCTACGCAGCCTCCCCGTCCTGACGCCAGGGCCGCCTTTACTTCCTCCCCTCGCTGTCCCGGCACCAGGGCCGCCCCGTCGTCCCCGAAGCCCCGCGAAGAAGCAGCTACGGATTACTCTGCCGCCTCTTCCGCACGGCTCCGTTGCCAAGAACCTGCTGCCGTCGCCTCTCCTTCCCGGCTCCTTCGCCAACAAcctgccgccgcctcgcctcgccgtcaCGGCGCGAGCGCCGCCCCATCCTCCACGAAGCTCTGCCATCAATCAGGCAGAAATTGCTCTGCCAGGGCCCGGCGTGCCGCCGCTTGTTTTGAGCGACCCCGTTGTCAAGAActtgccgccgccgcgccccgtctTTCGTGCATCTGTTGCTCCTCTGGTGGCGTCGCCGGATTACTCGATGCCCGCACCTTCAACTATTCCGGTCACCAAGAGCACGCCCTCCTGCGTGCGACCCGACAAGCACTTGCCGCCCTTCCTCAAACCTGAATATCTTGTACAGTTTCTCGACAATGCCTTGTCAATGCTGGATAAGTTACATGATCACAGTGAGGCAAACCTTAAGCCAATGCATGTCGGTGAAGTTGGAATTGAGATGGCCCGTTTGGGGAAAACCTTAGCTCGTGATGATGAAATCAGCTGGATGGAGGCTGGTCTGCTACCTCCCCTGCGCAG CGGTACATTTAATTCATTTGAATCATTCAAGCCACAAGAAGACAGCCAAACGAATCAGCTCATAATTTCACAAGTTGCAAATCTCGTTGGAAATATCTATCGCGATTTACCAGAAAATTTGCAGAAGGAATTGCTAAATCAACTAAGAAGGGCCACAGAACAACCAGCAGATAACAGTCGACAGGCGAAGGGATGGATGTGGCCATGCTCATCAGTCTGCGTCTCATTGGCCTCTCATTTGGCCATGTTCTTGCTGTCTGCTCTGTGGCCCAGGAGCGAGAGTGTCAAAGAAGAATCAGCTGTCAGCTCGCCAGCTCCAAGTGCAACAGAAAAGAGCCTCTTTCTTCGTTGGGGGGTTGAAAAAGTCATTGGTCCTTTTCTGATGTGTGGTGCTCTGACGGTCATTAGGAAGTTTGTAATCAGCAAGGAGATTTGGAAGAAAAGCTACAAAGCAAATGAGATGGTTAATTTATGGATCAATACCTTTGCAAAAGGGACGTTCTTCGCTGTAAAAGAATTTCCAGTAACACGTGGTGGGTTAACATTGTGGGCTCATCTAGCATCCTTTGCTATTGAGCTTCTTGGGGCCACATGGCTGTTATGGAGCTTTGGCTTCTGGGAGTCGGACGTTGTAGACAGTTGA